A window of the Actinobacillus genomosp. 1 genome harbors these coding sequences:
- the hemE gene encoding uroporphyrinogen decarboxylase: MNQLKNDRYLKALLREPVDMTPVWMMRQAGRYLPEYKAARAEAGDFMSLCRNADLACEVTLQPLRRYALDAAILFSDILTIPDAMGLGLSFGAGEGPKFARPIETKAQVEKLPIPDPEGELQYVMNAVRTIRRELKGEVPLIGFSGSPWTLATYMVEGGSSKAFTKIKKMMYADPQILHALLDKLADSVILYLNAQIKAGAQAVMVFDTWGGVLAHNEYKAFSLRYMHKIVDGLIRENEGRKVPVTLFTKGGGLWLEAIAETGCDAVGLDWTIDIADARRRVGYKVALQGNMDPSVLYAQPERIEQEVKQILAGFGQGSGHVFNLGHGIHQDVPEQSPKVFVDAVHEYSKQYHK, from the coding sequence ATGAACCAATTAAAAAATGATCGCTATTTAAAAGCACTGTTACGTGAGCCTGTCGATATGACACCGGTATGGATGATGCGTCAAGCCGGACGTTATCTACCGGAATATAAAGCGGCGCGAGCAGAAGCCGGTGATTTTATGTCTTTATGTCGTAATGCGGATCTTGCGTGTGAAGTGACTTTACAGCCGTTACGTCGTTATGCGTTGGATGCGGCGATTTTATTCTCTGATATTTTAACTATTCCGGATGCAATGGGTTTAGGTTTAAGTTTCGGTGCCGGCGAAGGTCCTAAATTTGCTCGTCCGATTGAAACTAAAGCACAGGTGGAAAAGCTACCGATTCCGGATCCTGAGGGTGAATTGCAATATGTGATGAATGCGGTACGTACTATTCGTCGTGAATTAAAAGGCGAAGTACCGTTAATCGGTTTTTCCGGCAGCCCGTGGACATTAGCGACTTATATGGTGGAAGGTGGTTCAAGCAAGGCGTTTACCAAAATCAAAAAAATGATGTATGCCGATCCGCAAATTTTACACGCATTATTAGATAAATTAGCCGATAGCGTGATCTTATATTTGAATGCACAAATCAAAGCCGGCGCGCAAGCTGTGATGGTTTTCGATACTTGGGGCGGTGTATTGGCGCATAACGAATATAAAGCGTTCTCGCTACGTTATATGCACAAAATCGTGGACGGTTTAATTCGTGAAAACGAAGGTAGAAAAGTACCGGTGACCTTATTTACCAAAGGTGGCGGTTTATGGTTGGAAGCAATTGCGGAAACCGGCTGTGATGCGGTGGGGTTAGACTGGACGATTGATATTGCGGATGCACGCCGTCGTGTCGGATACAAAGTCGCGCTACAAGGTAATATGGATCCGAGTGTGTTGTATGCACAGCCGGAACGTATTGAACAAGAAGTAAAACAAATTTTAGCCGGCTTCGGTCAAGGCTCCGGTCATGTGTTCAATCTCGGTCACGGTATCCATCAAGACGTACCTGAACAAAGTCCGAAAGTATTTGTTGATGCGGTGCACGAGTATTCAAAACAATACCATAAGTAA
- a CDS encoding HU family DNA-binding protein: protein MNKTELIDAIAAGAELSKKDAKAALEATLNAISESLKNGDTVQLIGFGTFKVNERNARTGRNPRTGEEIKIAASKVPAFVAGKALKDLVK, encoded by the coding sequence ATGAACAAAACTGAGTTAATCGATGCAATCGCTGCTGGTGCAGAGTTAAGCAAGAAAGATGCGAAAGCGGCATTAGAAGCGACTTTAAATGCGATCTCTGAAAGCCTAAAAAATGGCGACACCGTTCAGTTAATCGGCTTCGGTACTTTTAAAGTAAACGAGCGTAATGCACGTACTGGTCGTAACCCGCGTACCGGCGAAGAAATTAAAATTGCAGCGTCTAAAGTTCCGGCGTTTGTTGCAGGTAAAGCATTAAAAGATTTAGTAAAATAA
- a CDS encoding UPF0149 family protein — translation MAITQSNEFNQLIAQLQITETSAELHGFLSGLIAGGVQDESWKTLTYQFLNDGHAFSQAPLAELSAFYQQLTESFDEANTLFSLWTPNNEDGFALADAIADWTSQFLLGLGLAQPKLSRETDEIGEALDDLEEISKLGYNEDDDNNELLEAGEEVVEYLRVLTLFLHSHFALNVKTTEKPQLH, via the coding sequence ATGGCTATTACACAATCAAATGAATTTAATCAATTAATTGCCCAGCTTCAAATCACGGAAACCTCCGCAGAGCTACACGGCTTTTTAAGCGGATTAATTGCGGGTGGGGTACAAGACGAATCTTGGAAAACCTTAACTTACCAATTTTTAAATGACGGGCATGCTTTTTCACAAGCTCCTCTAGCGGAATTAAGTGCTTTTTACCAACAATTGACCGAAAGTTTTGATGAAGCCAATACCTTATTTTCGCTTTGGACTCCGAATAATGAAGATGGTTTCGCTTTAGCGGATGCGATTGCCGATTGGACAAGCCAATTCTTATTAGGCCTAGGGCTTGCGCAACCGAAATTAAGCCGAGAAACGGATGAAATCGGTGAGGCTTTAGATGATTTAGAAGAAATATCTAAATTAGGTTACAATGAAGATGATGATAATAATGAGTTATTAGAGGCGGGAGAGGAAGTGGTTGAATATTTGCGCGTACTGACACTTTTCTTGCATAGTCATTTTGCATTGAATGTGAAAACAACTGAAAAGCCTCAACTCCATTAA
- a CDS encoding YjaG family protein — protein sequence MRNPIHKRMERFESWQHLTFMTCLCERMYPNYQLFCDVTQQPEKAKIFQNILNLIWEFLTIKGTKINFDNQLEKLEEIIPDVNDYDFFGVLPAQEACEALSELLHGIIAGSSLEQAVRISQISLGTVASYLEMQNEKELNEQELKNSEEIQDELDVQWQIYRLLNECEARDIELILGLKEDIRASGISNIGLKFNQ from the coding sequence ATGAGAAATCCTATTCATAAACGAATGGAACGTTTTGAGTCTTGGCAACATCTGACGTTTATGACATGCCTTTGTGAAAGAATGTATCCGAACTACCAGCTTTTTTGTGACGTTACGCAACAACCGGAAAAAGCAAAAATTTTTCAAAATATTCTGAACCTTATTTGGGAATTTTTGACAATAAAAGGAACGAAAATTAATTTTGATAACCAGCTGGAAAAATTAGAAGAAATTATTCCCGATGTGAACGATTATGATTTTTTCGGCGTGTTGCCCGCTCAAGAAGCGTGTGAAGCGTTATCCGAATTATTGCACGGCATTATTGCAGGTTCCAGTTTGGAGCAAGCCGTCCGCATCAGCCAGATTTCACTCGGTACGGTGGCGAGTTACCTCGAAATGCAAAATGAAAAAGAACTGAACGAGCAAGAATTGAAAAATTCGGAAGAAATTCAGGACGAATTAGATGTGCAGTGGCAAATCTATCGTTTGCTGAATGAATGCGAAGCACGTGATATCGAACTCATTTTAGGACTAAAAGAGGATATTCGCGCTAGCGGAATTAGTAATATTGGGTTAAAATTTAACCAATAA